DNA from Chelonia mydas isolate rCheMyd1 chromosome 3, rCheMyd1.pri.v2, whole genome shotgun sequence:
CCGCTCGGAACCGAAGGGGGCGGCGGCTCCTTCTCGGCAGCGGCAGCATGAGCGGGCCGGGAAGTGGCGGGGAATCGGGGCTGCCGCCGCTGCCCAAGAGCCTGAGCGGGCTGCTGAACTCCTCctcgggcggcggcggcgggcgctGGCGGGACCTGGAGCGGCTGTACGCGCAGAAATCCCGCATCCAGGACGAGCTGAGCCGGGGACGGGCGAGCGGCGTCGGCCGAGGCTCCCCCCGGCCGCCCAACCTGGACGCGGCGCTGGCCCTGCTCCGCAAAGAGATGGTGAG
Protein-coding regions in this window:
- the FAM89A gene encoding protein FAM89A isoform X1, translating into MSGPGSGGESGLPPLPKSLSGLLNSSSGGGGGRWRDLERLYAQKSRIQDELSRGRASGVGRGSPRPPNLDAALALLRKEMVGLRQLDMSLLCQLYSLYESIQEYKGACQAVSNADCTYALENGFFDEEEEYF